DNA from Elaeis guineensis isolate ETL-2024a chromosome 2, EG11, whole genome shotgun sequence:
GAAAAGAACAGAGGAAGGTCGATAGATCATCACTTATCCAGAGAAGGAAGTCTCACGAATCCTGAATTCGGAATGCCCCACCTTCAGTGTTGAAGGCTTTAACATCAGCCGGCAGGAGAGCCAACCTAAAAAGAGATCAAGCGAGTCGATAATCACCGACGGCCTTCCTGGTGTCTGGGCCCTTGGCATCTGGTGGAACCTCCACTGGGAGGGATGCCTCAGCTAGGCAGGAAGACATGCAATTGAAATTTAGGGGGTCCCCGAACTCCACTGTGATGATGATAAAGAAGGTCGGGGGGCCAGGTCCCTCGGTGCAACAGAGCGCAGGTGCTGCACAACTTTCGCAGATGCTGACTCTTTCCTCGAGGGAGTGCTGTTGGGCTCCGAGGAACCTCCAACCACAAGCTGGGCGAGCATGGCCTCAAATCGGCCACATTTGAGAGCAGGGGCCGCACCTACCTTCCTCTTCTTCATAGCCCCATGAATAGCCTCTAGATCCTCGAGATTCACTACTGCATGGAAGAAAATGTTATTCAAAAAGGAAAGAAGTGCCGAACTAAAGAAGATGCAAAATAATATTTACATTTAGGGTCGGCCGAACTCAACCCAACCTTGGATAAATTTTCCTCAGTAAGGAGCTTGGTCAATAGAGGGAGAGTATGACCCAAGATCTGCTCCAATACCTCCTTCTCGACATCTGACAAAGTTGGAGCTCTAACCATCGACCTATGACGTCGACACCACGATGTGTTGAAGTCTCAGGGTTACTCAGTCAAGATAAAAAAGAAACACTCCTTCCAATTATACATCGAGAAAAGAGCACCTCGGAAGAAATCTCTGTAGGAGCACCTACCACCACCCGACCTCTGTAGGATGCTCCTTCAATGTGAAGCAAGCCCAGAAGAGGCAGGAGGTCAGCTCGACCCCGAGGAGAAGATAGTAGGTAAAGATACCTAAGATCTAGTGCCCTGAGTTCGGCGCAACGCTATAGAAGCTTATTCCATATAAATTAAAGAATTCTATGACGAGAAAATAGAAGGGCAGTCGAAGACCAGCCTTCAGCGATTCCTCATAAAGACCTACTCGACCTAGATGAGGAAGAGCCATCCGTTCTCCAAGAATGGCGACCTCTAGCCTAAACTGGACTGGGACTTGGTATTTCAACCTAATAATCTCCAGGTCCTCGGAGGTGATGATGGAGTTCACCTTAAATGGATCAAAGTCCGAAACTTCGGGCCTACCTGAAGAACAAGCAATATCAAACTCAGGGGCCGCATCCCTAACATCGACATTCGAGCTTCAGGTAGAGGGGGATGGACTAGACTCACTCATAGCTGAGAAATGAGAAACTGACCTAAAGACGAGGCGATCGAGCAATCAAGGGACGACGAACGATTGTAGCTCGATTTTAACCGAGCAACTAGATAGAATCTCCAAGTGCCAAAGCTACCCCCCTCACAACAGTTGAAACAGTAAAATAAAAGTTATTGTGGCCCTATTTATAGAGGGTCGGGATGGCCCCGATATACTATCGATTCACTGCTTCCGGCCGATGCTTGACAAATGGCTGCCCGTGATTGCTCAGGATGTGACTCCCGTAGATCCGAGGAATCaacgatctagatttgaagatggTTCATCTCAGAAAGCCGATCTTCGACATGTTTCAATAGAGGACAGTTCGACGAAATCAGTCTCGACCTCGGACTGATATTCTCTTCGACCGACCTATGGATAGCTCGACCTCGAGAGTGGGGAGCATTTGTTGTGGATGTGCACCTCGGCCTCGGTACTGATCGAGTTGAATAAGATGATGCCTATTAGACTGGGTATACGATCAATAAAGATCGTCAGGCACGATCTACTAAATTGACAGCCGTTCATACTTAGTCTAAATCTGGTTCATCTTGTATTCAGACGATCTACCATAGCTCGTACATGACCGACCAATCTTAGCCAACTTTAGATTGAGCACCAGCTCTACGGACTCTAAAACTTTGACCCCAGATGATCTATTATAGCTTGTCCGGTGCCGAGCTAAGCTCCTCATCAGATCCATCTCTTCTACAAAATTGAGAAAGTCTAGATAGAATAGAATTCTTCTATGATTGAGTCTTCCGTGAAAGAAAAATATCTTATCCGAATCAATCTGTGCAACAAAATCGAAAATTATCAGGACTTCGAGATGGATATGACTCCAACTCCTCTTTTATAAATAAAGACTCCAGAACTCTCAAAGGTACACAATTGACTCTTTGCTCTCTCGTCTTATTATTCTCCAACTTCTGATTTGAACATCGGAAGATTTTCATCGAAGAATACtttcgataaaaaattttttgtagGTGTGCGAACAAAGCTCTAATGATAATTTCACCTTGATTATATTTATTTTCATGATCGGCCGGTCTCGGATGGAGAGATCAGGAGTATCACCACCTACAGCTATCGTAGCTAACCATGCGTTATCCATTTTGCCACGGAATCACCCTTAAAACCATTTGGATTATTATTCCCGTGGGCGACGAATTGGCGTGTTTTCAGAACACTTGGGTTTTCCGTACATCTTCCGATCCCATCAGGCCATCACCTTTGGCTCGTCCTTATCCCTATCCCTTCATCCGGCAATCCAAGTCATCTAGTatcaaaagtaaaagaaaaaggaaacGTTCACATAAGACTCCCTTCTCCCCAAGCTGTTACCCTTTTCCCACCTTCGCCGTCTCcttcaaataattatttattcCAACAATCCCTTATATATagccctcttcctcccttctcttcctccttcctCATTTCCAATCTTATTCCACTTATTCCACGATAAGCCTTGGAACTATGAGCAAGAGGAGCAGTGCTGCGAGCCTTTTCGGCCGGTGCGCGCGGGCGCCGCTACGGGTGCTGTGCCGGGCGCGGGACTTGTACGTGCGGAGCCTCAACGGGTGCGCCGGGCGGGTCCAGTACGGCGCGGCGATCGGCTACCCGACCTTCGCCACGGTGCCGAGGAGCTACAGCGTGGGTTCGGCGAGGACGAGCGCGAGCGACGAGGACCTGAGGGAGCTCATCCGCGCCGCGTCGCAGGGCCGCGCCGGCTTGCTCAACGCACGAGACGGCGTGGTCGTGCCGAGGAGCCAGAGCGTGGCGATCGGCCGCATCGACGAGGATAAGCCGTGCGATTTCGACGACGACGTCCGGGTCGGATCCGATTTGCTGTTCCCCCGGAGCCGGAGCTGCGCCGTTGGGGCCAAGCGACGCCCCCGGTGGTTCGCTTGATGGATTTCGGATTCGGATCCGTTAACGTGCGGatcccttttttttgttttgctttttttttttttcttttttccgtgTTGTAAATAGGAACGTATCATTGTGGAATTAAttttcctttttttaaaaaaaaaattcctatgGCTGATATGGTTCCGGGGAAGTCGGGCttgttggattttattttttttttctttttttttttccctagaAGTAGtggaatggttcttttctttttttttttcccttctttttgtTGAATGGCAGCAGCTTTGATATTATGTGTTTGGTGAGACCTGGGGATGGTATTAGGTGCACCAATATAATTAATGCGGCGGAAAGACCCCACGGCTGCCATGAATTGTGCCACCGGCTTGGGTTGCATTCCAATTGTGGCATGAGTTTTTCCGGTTCCATCAAAGGTACGACAGCGAACCTCCTTCCTGTAGAAAAATATCTGACAAGTTCTTTGGGTGCACTAAACCAATCTCATACTATATGACATCATTATATAGGATCATTAAATTATCAATCTTAAAGTataaaatcatcataaataaactaattgatgaaataataaaaaaatcgaaAGTTTACCGACTTAAAAGAAGGTACATCgataatatctatatttataatatcagtttTAGATGAGCTAATGATCGATCTCATCTGGTGCACATCGATCTGTAGTTGATGTCAACCTCTATATTATCTACGGCTATCATCTTGCGAAGTTTATTTATGATCTCTACAGCCAAGCCATAGCTAACTACAATTTCATACACAATCGACCACGAGCTCGTATACAGCTAGCAGATACAGCTAAATATGACCTCACTTCTAATTAATACGTACAGCTATACTCTATCTCATCCACAGCTGGCTATAACTGCCTAATAAACTTTTCTAACGATCTAACAAACTCTATAACGGCCTCATCAGTCCCTCTATAAATAAAAGGCTAGGGATCCTCCAACGGTAAGTTCTAACTCCAAAAATT
Protein-coding regions in this window:
- the LOC105060131 gene encoding uncharacterized protein: MSKRSSAASLFGRCARAPLRVLCRARDLYVRSLNGCAGRVQYGAAIGYPTFATVPRSYSVGSARTSASDEDLRELIRAASQGRAGLLNARDGVVVPRSQSVAIGRIDEDKPCDFDDDVRVGSDLLFPRSRSCAVGAKRRPRWFA